TTGATATATAGAAACAAAAAAAATGCAGGATAAGTTGATTTACATTGGAAACTAACTTTTTAAACAAAAAGCCCCGGATTTTCGTCCGGGGCTGAAGAATAAGGATTCGTATCCGATTTACCCTACAATATATTTAGCTTTTTTACCGGCAACCCGGTAGATCAGATAAACAATTGCCCATGAAACAGCGAATGCCAATACCGCAGCACACGGAATTTGCAGACATAGCGGAATGCCGATCATACGCATTACGACTACACTCGGACCGGTAAAGAAAAAGTGCACCATATAGACTCCGAAACCACAAAGCGTGAGGTTTGCCAATGCTTTCTGTACAACCGGCGATTTTATATTCACCTTCTTAACCAGCATAAAGATCGGGGCAGTCATCATTACGACATTCAGCGAGTTGTAAGTAAAGAAAAGCTCCAGTTGTTCATCGCTGAACTCCGGCAATCCCGTCATATGCCGGAATCCAAAGAACGTAACGGCGTAGCCGATCACGAACATCGGGATACCGATCGCCAGTATCTTACCGACAGGCCACTCCAGTTTGCGCAGATAATGTCCCAGCATCAGATAACCGTTGAAACCGGCGAAATAATAGAGCATGCCGTATGAGTTCCAGGAACAGGTTCCCCACAGGTACGGTGATACGTATTCATAATAATAGGGAAGAAGCGTTGTTATTCCCCAGGCTGCCAGGAACCACAGCTTGGCTCTGTCGGAGGCTTTCTCCACCCAGGCGGAGAAGATCGGCAGATAGAGATACAGACCGATCAATAGGTAGATGTACCACATATGCACATCCAGCAGAGAAAAATTAAGAGGTATGTCAGCAATGTTTTTCAACGATACACTCAAAGATTGACGAGTGGCTTCTTCGCCGGAGAATGGGAAAAAGTCGAGTATCACATCCGGACTAAATCCTAACAGACCAGTGAACCAGGGGAAAAGATTATACAGGACTGACCAGATCAGGAACGGCCATAATACACGGGGAATACGTTTTTTGTAAAAAACAGAGGCTTCTCCTTTTACCGGCAAAAGCAAGGCTCCGGTAATCATTACAAACAAGGGGACGCAGGGACGGAGAAAGGCCCCATAGGCGGCTCCCCAAAATTTTATTTCCCCGATATTGGCAGGAGCTTCCCCGGGGAAAAAGTTGAAAGGGTCGGCACAATGGCAACATACGACTGTAAACATCGCGACGAATCGCATTACATCCAGCCAGACAATATGGTTGCCGGCATTTGGAAGAGTTTTGTTTTCCATAAGATTAAAATATAAGTTTCTAATTATTTGTTTATTGGCTTTTATTGATTGTGCAGAGCCTCGATCAGCAAGGTGATATTGGCTGTGAACAACCTGACAGAGATCGCCAGCAGGATAATACCGAAGAATTTGCGAATGATGTAGATACCGCCTTTCCCCAGCAAATGTTCCACTTGTTTGGTCATGCGGACAACAAAATAGACCCACAGCATATTCAGTATCAAGGCGACTACGATATTGATATTGGCATATTCGGCCCTGAGTGAAAGCAGTGTGGTGAATGATCCCGCACCCGCCAGCAAAGGGAATACAAGGGGTACCAGCGTGGCTTCTTTGATCGGTCCGTTATTTTTGAATATCTCGATATCCAGTATCATTTCCAGTGATAACAGGAAGATGACAAAAGCGCCTGCCACGGCAAAGGATTCTATATCCACATGAAAAAGTTTCAGTAGAAAGTCTCCGGCATAGAAGAAACCGATCATCAGGATAAAAGAAATGACCGTAGCTTTTAAAGCGTTCACTTCTTTACCTTTTTCCTTTAGATTTATAATGATAGGAATGGAACCGATGATGTCGATTACAGCAAAAAGCACGATAAATGCACTGATCATTTGTTGAAAATTAAATTCTGAAAACATATACGGTCCTCCTTTTTTTAGTTTCTCCCGTGAAGATACTATATTTCAATGAGAAGACGTATCTTTGAATCCGATATTAACAAAAAAGTTATGGGTATAGTAATTGGTATAGACGTAGGAGGGAGCACGACGAAGATCGTCGGCATAGATGGTAAGGAAATCAAAAATCCGATGTTCGTCAGGGCAACCGATCCGGTGACATCTTTATTCGGTGCTTTCGGAAAATATTTGTATGATAACGATATTCCTCTTTCTGCCATTGAGAAAGTGATGCTTACCGGCGTGGGAAGTGCATCTATCAACCAACCTTTGTATGGTTTGCCGACAGCTAAAACGGATGAATTTCTGGCGAACGGGCTGGGAGCACAGTATATGACACAACTGGATAAGCTGATCGTTGTCAGTATGGGAACTGGTACTTCGTTCGTTAAAGTGGACGGAACAAAAATAGAGCATATCGGCGGTATTGGGATCGGCGGCGGAACAGTATTGGGATTATCCCGGTTATTGCTGAAGACACAGGATTTCCATCAGGTGGTCGCCCTTGCTTTAAAAGGTGACATTACGACCATAAACCTGCAGATCAAAGATATTTGTAATATACCTTTACCAGGTTTGCCGCTGGACGCTACTGCCTCTACCTTTGGTAAAGCTGATGCAAATACTTCGCATGAAGATGTTGCTTTGGGTATTATTTATATGGTACTGCAATGTATCGGCCAGTCGGTGATCCTGGCTGCTTTAAACAGTGATATACGCGATTTCGTATTGATTGGGAATCTGACCAAACTGCCTCAGTGCAAGGATATATTTCCCCGTCTTGAAGATATGTACGGCGGCCGTTTCCACATACCTGATTATGCAGAATACCGGACGGCGATCGGGGCGGCACTGACCTATATAAATAAAAGAAATTATCTGCCTATCGGCTGAATAAAAAAGCTCCGGAAAGTTCAAAGTGACTTTCCGGAGCTTCTGTTTTATCCGAAGTAAAGGCCCTGTATCACGCCATTACTTACATATATCTGCCCATTTTTACGCTGTATGTAGATTTTGTTTTCACGTGCCAGCCAGCCGATAGCCATTGTCGTATTTTCGTGGCTTTGGTCGATTCGTCTGCTCAGTTCTGGTATTGTCAATTCTCTTCCTTCATTCAGCACATGCCAGATTTTTCCGGCGTTTTCTCCGATCTTCTCTAGTTCCATAATTATTATTTATTAGATGTAATACATGTCCTCTTTCTATATAAAAACAAAAGAGAACTCTTTCGGTTCATTTTTTCTTTGATTAATCATTTGCAAAGTACACGGATTTGAAAAGAATGGTCAATTCCTATTATTGGGTTTATATGTTCTGTTTTTGCGATTATTATTGTAGAAAAATCAAATATACTATCTTTGAAAATCATTAATCGGTACAATATGGGAGCAAACATACAAATATTTGACATTCCTACGGATTTTATTGCTGGTGACAATATCTCCGGAGATATGCTGAATCGTTACGTGCATTTCTCATGCAAAATGAAAGCTGCGCTCTTTGCTCTATGCGTTAAAGGCTCTGTAAAAG
This is a stretch of genomic DNA from Parabacteroides chongii. It encodes these proteins:
- a CDS encoding acyltransferase, which translates into the protein MENKTLPNAGNHIVWLDVMRFVAMFTVVCCHCADPFNFFPGEAPANIGEIKFWGAAYGAFLRPCVPLFVMITGALLLPVKGEASVFYKKRIPRVLWPFLIWSVLYNLFPWFTGLLGFSPDVILDFFPFSGEEATRQSLSVSLKNIADIPLNFSLLDVHMWYIYLLIGLYLYLPIFSAWVEKASDRAKLWFLAAWGITTLLPYYYEYVSPYLWGTCSWNSYGMLYYFAGFNGYLMLGHYLRKLEWPVGKILAIGIPMFVIGYAVTFFGFRHMTGLPEFSDEQLELFFTYNSLNVVMMTAPIFMLVKKVNIKSPVVQKALANLTLCGFGVYMVHFFFTGPSVVVMRMIGIPLCLQIPCAAVLAFAVSWAIVYLIYRVAGKKAKYIVG
- a CDS encoding MarC family protein; translation: MFSEFNFQQMISAFIVLFAVIDIIGSIPIIINLKEKGKEVNALKATVISFILMIGFFYAGDFLLKLFHVDIESFAVAGAFVIFLLSLEMILDIEIFKNNGPIKEATLVPLVFPLLAGAGSFTTLLSLRAEYANINIVVALILNMLWVYFVVRMTKQVEHLLGKGGIYIIRKFFGIILLAISVRLFTANITLLIEALHNQ
- a CDS encoding winged helix-turn-helix domain-containing protein; the protein is MELEKIGENAGKIWHVLNEGRELTIPELSRRIDQSHENTTMAIGWLARENKIYIQRKNGQIYVSNGVIQGLYFG
- the coaW gene encoding type II pantothenate kinase produces the protein MGIVIGIDVGGSTTKIVGIDGKEIKNPMFVRATDPVTSLFGAFGKYLYDNDIPLSAIEKVMLTGVGSASINQPLYGLPTAKTDEFLANGLGAQYMTQLDKLIVVSMGTGTSFVKVDGTKIEHIGGIGIGGGTVLGLSRLLLKTQDFHQVVALALKGDITTINLQIKDICNIPLPGLPLDATASTFGKADANTSHEDVALGIIYMVLQCIGQSVILAALNSDIRDFVLIGNLTKLPQCKDIFPRLEDMYGGRFHIPDYAEYRTAIGAALTYINKRNYLPIG